The following DNA comes from Pleuronectes platessa chromosome 9, fPlePla1.1, whole genome shotgun sequence.
TggctcctctgcctctgtggtCAGATCCCAGTGGCAGTAGAAAACTTCTCCCAGGATTGGATTGTAAGGTTTCTTGGCCACTGAGCCTTTCCTCCCTGCGTGGAAGGCAGACAGGTACCATTTGACCACCTGAACCATGCGGTCCCGGGGCTCCTCCTGCTCAGCGATACTAGTGGAAGACAAATGAAAGACACAGCTCTCAATCTGAAATGAATCTGATCCAAACGATGACTTGAACAGAACAGAGAAGTTGTTGGAATGGTACATACCTTACAAATAAGTCGGGATGTGCAAAGAAGTCTGCGTACATTTCTAACAAAGATCTCCTCTCTAGGATGAAGGTTGGCAGGACCACCTGTGAAATATAATGAAGATGAACAACTGTTGTGGTTGTTGAAAAGAAAGAGTTCACACAGATGATGTTAGTGAGTAAAAGGGGGATTGACTGCACTGCAGTGGTAGAAAGGCATAAAGAGCAAAGAGACACTCGTACTTCAGTTCACTGCTCTGATCTCTCTACCTTTGTGAGGTCCATGCCCAAACGAACTTGTGACAGCAGATGCATGATGACGCTCTTGTGCTCCTCCACGGACTCGCCCTCTCCGTCATCGTCACGGTCGTCATGGCTATCGAACGCATCTGAGGACAACAGCAGAGGACACGTCTTACATGGCTGAGACAACATTAATCACGTCCATTATACCCGTGTCTCTTGCGAGCGTTTCCCTTTTTACCTGCTTCTGTGGTTCCATTGGACATGGACGAGTTGAGGGACTCGGTGGTGTCTGGTCGTTTCAACGCCGTGTCCTTATTAGAGAGGGGCGGGGCGGCTGCAGGCCCTGAGGGACTGAGGGCGAGAGGAGGAGATAGCAGGAGCGGAAAGGAGGCAGGAAGCCGGAGAGATGAGGAGATAAAAGAATGAGTAGGATTTCACAGACAGTTCTGGTCTTTAACTGCATCTGCAGAGTTAAGTTTTGCCAGCTGAGCTGCTAAACACTAAAGTGAACTAAAGTGTTTATTTCAAACTCTGAAGCAAAGGTTCCCCGTGTGCAGTGCAGGTTGCTTGGAGGTGCGGTGGTGCTGCTGTACTCACTCTTTGCAGTGTTTGGGGGAAGTGGTGCTCTGGTAAAACTCATCAGCGTCGTAGAATTCATCCTCGCTGGAGGAATAGGAGAAATCTGGCACCGAGTGCGAGGGCAGGGGGATGAGACCCGGGGAGGCGCCGCCACTGCTGGGGCCTGATTGACCACTCCCTGACAGAGGAGGGAAACATATCAAGTGTCATCATCAGTCTTCTGCTGCAGTATTTTAAAATAAGGTTTGTTTattcatacagaaaaaaatgctCTTCTTTAACCGGAGCCGTGTCCTGAACACCATGTACAGTAACCTGTCATTAACACAGTGAAGACTTACACTGCAGAGCGTATTGACAGCGCTCTCCAGCACGCAGGCTGCCTCCTTAATGCACAGCCCAGCGTTTTAATACTGCTGCCTCAGCACAGAAGACAAATAGGCAGGAGACCCTTGCTTTTGTACTTGGCCTTTTCAATTGACTTTATGTTCATGGACACTCCGGGCTCGAGAAGAACAGTAACAGTGATATAGTATTTCTGCTCTTGTTCATGTGGTGGACTTCTTATTCCATTAGCTTCCTGTAGCTTGTAGAGAGGATCTAAAAAGTAGAAAAAGCACCCTGACAAGGACTTGATCAGTTTTCTGTCTAAGTATCCTCCTTCCTGTTGAAACTCTAGTTTTTTTGTAAGTACAGAATGAGAAATACAGCCAATAACTACACAAAAAACAGGCATCCGACTTCACACAAGATCCATCTGCTATTAAAGATTATGTGATATGACCTAAAACTGCACAAAATGTACTTAACGGGCATTtagaattttctttttattattctgGCCAGCCGCAAGGACAACATAATCCTTGTGATGTCACTTTTAAGACAACATAGATTAATACTCTATAATAAAACCATACCAGGACAAATGAGAAAAATTCGATCTGCTAATGAAGATCATGTCAAATAGCTTAAAACACAAGAACAGCTAGTGAAGAGatttataatatattacattattaatattatatctCATGGTTTAATGAATCTCAAGCTGTATCTTCATATCGGTCCTGGAACTCATTTACGTAAGTGACGTTGTCCATCGCGAGGACAACACGTTCACGGTGACGACAACCGATTCTCCAGGTCAGTCGTCTGTGCACCGAGTCAAGCTTTACCGAACTTTGAAAAAACAGgtctcagagcagcagcttcagggttctgtggactgagttcAGTCGCAGGTCATTTCTTGCTGTGGCTCAATTagtgcaggtcacttttacagtttcatgcgagcagcatcaccacaggccaaacaaataGCCCATTCCAAACCAGCATGtgtagaacaggcactgcactagtttacCAAACATgcaatggatggatgaatgaatgaatactgGGGGGGACTGTACTAAAGCACAAAACCAGGAAAATGACTAGTTCCTagagtttatcatttttgttCAGTGGAAGTAATAACTCACAGTGAATGATCATTATAACAACTAATACTTTTTCCGAGTAGTGCTTTAGTAGAACTGGCTGCTCGAGTGAAGTGAACTTTCACCTGTGCTGTTGGGAGTTGGGGTTTGCAGACTGCCCATCACCGTGACAACGGGACCAACAGGTAACGTGGAAGGTCGTTGCTCTGATTTACACACCTGAGAAGCGTCTTTGGCAAAAAAGAGAAAGCGGATGAGTTTTTGAGGCTGAAGCCAAATCACATTAAAAGCAGCAGCTCATCAAGAGCAGTTCCAAGAGGCTGGGGAAATAACCCGAGACGCTGTAGACACAGGCTTCAGTCCTGAGAGGGATTTTAAAGTTTGTTATCAGACTGAAACTAGACTGGCCTAGTTTgaagttttcattttaacagcAATTGTCAAAAGTCGGAGAACAAAATAACCAAAACTTTTTGAAAGATTGTCCCTAATTAAAGATTTTGGATAACCATAATTTAGTCGTGCACTTGTAATCTTGTGATCAGGAACTTATCTTATATAATTTTACCTTCAAACAATTAAAGCATATTTAGAACATTTATCAAAAACCTGGATAATATTGATATTGTCAGAGTAGAACTCACTTCAGGTTTCATTCCACTGTGTCTACTCTCACTGTGAAATATTTGAATTTCAAATGTTGTTAAgggacaacaacaaaataaaaaaaaataaaaaagattttatAAGCAAGcacttaatttaaatttttgtgaCAAAATGAACTGTGTCCAACTGAGTGGGAACATCAGCTTGAGGAGGTTAAACATGCAAACACCAGGGGGAGCCGTTTTCACCTTTGATTAAGTTACACAACATTAATAACCTCTGTGAGTGAAGCTGGGTGTGTGTAGTGTATCAAACGTGATAACACATCATACCCAGGAACCCACATGAGTGTAAGAGATGGTGAGGAGGCGGACGACAGGTACCTGTTGGTAGTGTGTTCTGTGTTGGCATCGTGCTGTTGACTACAGGGTTGTCCAGAGGTGGCTGGAAGATCCCATCCACTGGGTTGATGGTGCTCTGGAGGAAATTAAAATGACATCGCCATCAACAACAGAAACTGCATCAATCAGTTGTGACATCAGACACAAGAGCAACACTGCCTGCTTACCAATCTACAATGACACAAACTGCATATCCAGAGACGACCCTACGCGCCTGCATGTCGCTAACATGTAGAACTAAATATACAACCCACAGGGGAATGGTTTCCATTCACATCCAAGGCAAAGGTCAATATAAGCTCTCAGCCAAAAACTGGACATCAAGTTCACAGCTGTATTGGTTGTAGATCAGCTTAATGCTATATGTATGCAACGAGAGCAGTGAGATATATATGTGCCACCCACCGCAGGCCGATCAATTTCCTTTCACTCCATTTCCTGGAAAGCTGTTACCGGGGTTTCATTCATCTAATCAATGTGAAATCCACAACAATGTCAGAAAGCCAGACACCAGCCGAACCCTTACACAATAAACAGCAGCACCTCCTGAACTCGGATCAACCTTCCAGTCTAAAGAGGAGTTAATTAACTCCATTGGGCAGCAACCGAAATGTGTATCATGTGTATCATGTGTATCACTCCTGATTTCCCTGTGGTTAAACCCAGCGGGGACACTCTTACCCTCGTCAGTGCAACATTAACACTGTGTCTGACGTATGTGACcccagacacacaaagcagcCTGAGGACTTTGTGTAATGGGGTCACTGGCCCCACTGACCCAACAGTGACAGGATCACCAACAGCAACACAAGCGAACAAAGTGAAACCCTATCGACTGTCATGTCCCAACAACTTCCCCCCGGGGCTTCTGGTTGCACTGGATCTAGTCGATGTGATCTGTTATCTTGTTATTCAAACTTGATTTTCGCTTTTCCACTGACAGAATCATGTGAAACTAGAATGCCTCTATGAGTCACCTGATGAAACCACCTTTACATTCACTAGAGCCCAGTagtttatttggatctgcaccaaatattATTCCCCTAAACATGTGGAGTTTTGttcaagacccatgaattattatctgaGAAATCCAGGATTAATGCTGAAAAACGCCCAATCTCACAACGTCAAGACAATGACATCCTTTTTCTCCCTGCATTGGACCCTTCATCCTAAACTGCACCTAAATACAAGACCATCTCTATTGTGTCATTCCAAAACCCTTCCACAAAAATTCAATGGAATAATTTTAGAGtcatcctgctaactaacaaacaaatgcagatgggaaaaaaacaacttcctcTGTCAGAGGCAATCAACAGGAACAGGTACAGTGAATCACTTCAATGTCCGTCCACTGACATGAGGCtgtgaggctgaggaggagtaGAAGTAGCAAAGGATAATATTAAGTTTGTATTAGTGTACCAGGACGTGAACAACAAGCCACGACAGGCCTCAAATACTGCAGTATACAGGACTGAGCTTGTTACATGAAACATAACGACCACAGTGAAAGGAGAAGATTGTTTTTCTGAATTTGTGTCCAGATAATTACCACCAAAAACATCAATGGTTCCCAGACAGAATCTCTCTCATCTCCCAGcctcttttccttcctttccACCTCCCTTTGCACTGCCCTATGCTTCCCGTCTCCAAGTGACTCCATGAGGCAAGAGCTACTAATTATAGCCAATCAGAGAATTATTGGTCTGTCATGGTGGGGCCAGCCTGTGGCTTTGCAAGGCAGCCataaaacaaaagcagatgGAAGGAAAGAGTTACGGTTAAAAACTACTTGAAAACATAGTGTTgtgatagtttttttttctttagttgTGTGTGGATACAACATTAATAAACCAGGTAGCTCGAGCAGCAGGGCAAACCTTTAACCAATCACAGGCCATAAATTATTTTGACAGATAAATACTGAACAGGCCTCTGGCTTCCTGCACTTCAGGGACAATTTCTCTGTCCGTGCAGAACACAGCAGCGACTGACAAGGTCAATCCAACATGCAGTTGGTGTTTCAGGTATTTCAAACAAAGGTCAACAGAGCCTTTATCCTTTTCCTCCACATTGCAGGGGCGCAGGCAACGTGACAGACACTTAGATGTTCTAAAGCACAAAGCTTATGGCATAAAAAAAACCAAACATGTGCAGTTAGATGTGTAGACAGAGCTTATATATATACGGTGCTATTTATACTGTGTAATGCTGTACTTAATGACTGTGAGATTAAGTCAGCTATAAGAGCAGTGCAGGTCAACAAGCTGGATGGCCCCTGTGGGATTCTTGCTTCAACGATCAGACAAGAGGTGATGTGTTAGTACATTATCAACAACCCATGCACATTTCTGTAGCTCACATTTTCCAAAGCATAAAGGAACATTGATTTTTCCAATTTCCAGGAAGCTACTAGGTTCTGcgcattgtttttgttgttatatgTATACAAGTGGCTTTCAGTTGCATGGAAGTAGTTGTGAGCAAAGATCGTTTGGGACCAAAATGATCTCTTTGAGAATTGACAGCGGAAAATACTGCATTTATGAGCTCCACTCTTTAAAGTCGTTTTcggacatgaactccagaaaatggtTGCCTTTCACAGCtaaagaacgcagcaggagattgtctgggtcAGATTTATCGTAACAGCAGGAACATCTACAGAGCATTTGGATGAGGGGTGTCGTCTGGGTAGAAGCgtgcaggaggaaggacaggatgTATAaatcctgctgcggaaatcatgtgtctttgtttacagcacatccatAATGACgttggcccttatcaccaaaagctctcaaatctcatCGTCTTTCCAAGTCGACGTCTTCTGTGTgttggctcctctttttcagcCCCAGATCGTTTGTATTCTTTTTGGTGTTTTTCCAGCTTTGCGTCTGAATGTGCCCATGTGAGAGCGAGCTAGTGGGCGGGTTCTTGATGTCTCTAACACGTGacagacattctccagaggtttTACTAGGGGCTGACAGAAATTGTTTCACAGAATGTCCGGAGCATTCCAgtatttgcattctcacacagGCCCTCCAGATAATATCAGGAGACTATATGGCCCTCATCGCATGTATGCAAGCAGCTCAACAGTGAGTAACATGCAAGGATGGACATGCTTGACAGGGTTATTacacatttaaaggttcagtctgtAAGATATAGGTTATAGGGATCTACGggtagaaattgaatataaaataatcccagtgatgtttccactagtgtgtttcatctaagtTGTATGAATTGCTGTTCTCTTTATCCTAGAATTGTTCCTTAATATTTaataactttatatttacaggGAGCTGGTCCTCTCTTCAGAGGCTGccatgttatttttttacagttatCCAGACTAGACAAACTAAAacctgaaggctgccacaggttcactttcatgtttggaaggagagggggaggtgaTGGGTTTTCAGGTGCAACATGCAACTTAACCACTAGATTTCACTAAATTCAACACGCTGAACCTTTAAAAGTTAATTATTTGGACTCCCAGCAGATAACTGCATTAGGACATGACTACTTAAAGTAAGGAAGACAACATTTACTGTGATAGATTTTccatctaataaaaaaaatagctaCCTGGAAAATTAGTAATAAGTCTGAAAACCTAAATGCTTTTGGAAAACAATCAACAGTAAAATAAACTTGTTGTAGATGAAACATGCAAAAACTCAGATGTGACCTCTGACATAAAGACAGAACGACTGCAGAGCGAGTTAAGTGTTCTCTGGAAGGCTTTCCAGTCATTAGTGCTCAGTAGTTCAATAAGCAGGCAGTGTGGACTCAATAAATCAATGGTGAATTACTGGGTGGCGTGAAGTGCAACAATCTCTAATATAGaggcatgcaaacacacatgtgtAGTCCATGTACATATACATATTCTGCCTTTTCTCTCGAAAAGtttccacacagacacatacacatatgtACACAATGTTTATCTTGATGAAGGAAAGAATAGTTCCAGACCATCGCAAAAAGAATTTAAAATCCCAGATGAAATCAGGAAATTAGGAACTTAATTAAGAAGGAGAGAGGTGGCAAACGTGAGGGAAAAGAGATTGAGATAAAGCTTATCTCCAAATTAGAGAGCATGCACTACAGAGATCTGATTCATCTGATGTTCTACAGTGGAAAGTCGATTAAGGCAGAAAAGAAGGTTAGCAGTTTGcttgatttatgtttttgtcATGGACAGAGGACGTCAAACTTACTATAAGTCCGTTTGCGTGTTGCTGTTCGTTACTTTGGTCCTTAAAATTTTgagaaaacaatgttagacTACTGCTGTAGGACGAGTCATTCCATAAAGCATCCTGAGCATCTGTTGGGTCCAGAGCAGTGACAGCAATCCCCTCTTATCACATGGTGCGTCATCAAATTCACCAACTTGCCACATGCAGTAATCCTTTCATCACATGGTAAAATCCCCTGTCGTTTCCTTCAGTATAAGTAAGAGCGGGATTTCTCATTAATTCCTATCTGTAAGGTAAATTCCACACAAGACTAAGTATGTGGATAGTTACTCATGTTTGATCTCTGGGCTTCTGCACATTGAAATAAATGATATCAAGTTCCAGTTTAAGTAGGTTTATATATCGATAGTATCCTTTTCACAGCAGATAGTTTGACATGTTATGGTTATGAGGAAAAGCTAGTTTTACTCATAACATTAACAATGGATCTGTTCAAGTGTGAAAATAAGAAAGAGTGTCAGTGCACAGTGAGTCAGCATGTACAACACCAGGACCCTGAAGGAATGGAATTCAGCAATtgttaattttaatatttacagaTCCTTTCTTCTGCGATTGGTCAAAAAGTCTGCTGTGAAAACGGCCTGAAGAGAAAGATCTGTGTGGGAGCTGTGGCCCTTTAAACAGTGCCCATGATTTGGGCATTCAAAAGTAATTAGACTGATACATTTGAGGTCAAACAAAAATCCCAtttaataataagaaatatgTTATCACCATTTACTTTAATTGTTTTGGATTTATGTGAaaagctgtttacccctgaaactcctaaagtgtttagtggactcaaacccttcacccatccgtccatcggcatagtggtttCAAAGGGGAAATTTTCCTCTTCAACTCAAGACGCATTTTATAGCAAAGTGTCTAATTACTTTTGAACCTCTAATATTCAGGCACCTTATCTCTCACACAGTGCTTTCTATTTTGATGTTAACCTCCTAAAACTAAGCATTTTATCGTTTATCCATTatccattattttattttaaattgaatgtgttgaagctcagaacataaaaaaaaagataactgTCCTGTGTCCAAATTATTCCGCTCTTGTCAGTACGCGTTTTCCTCGACTCTTGTTCCGGAAAAAATTGTTCATAGTTTTACAAGCAGCTAAAAGTCTCACCTAACAACCACATGAAGCAGAAATTATTGCTCCATTTCCTTTCAGAAGGGCTGAATGGAACATGTGATGAAACAAATACTGCACTACACCCTCCTCAACCACTGGCCCAGACAGAAACCGTAAGCAGGGAACtatcccacaaacacacacacatacataaagtaACAGTGCAAGCTACTGTGGTCTAACAAACAATGATAACAGTGAGGTGGCAGACCGAGCTGCAGcgtattgtatttacctttgcGATTTGCAGCAGTACAATGCAGTGCTTGATGGACTCTACCATActctgaaagagaaaaactgaatttattAACCAAGAGCTCAGAGAAACTGAACGATGGGATTAAACATGTGTTAAAGTTCTGACTTACACAAGTAGTCTCtttcaaattttcaattttctgtaaaaaagaaagagagaaagaaagataagAGGGTAGTAAAATAAACAGCAGTGTAAAAACAAATGCCAGAAAAAGAGGTGCTGGTTCAGCCAGTTTAACAGCAAATAAACGATTTGAGTAAAACATCAATGTGATAATCCACAACTAGACGTAGCAGCACAGCTACATTTTTGTCTTATGAGACAATTTCCCACAGTGAAGAGACTGGTTACAATGAAAAGCCAAAGCGATAAGAAACAGAGCTCATGTCAGAGAGGAAGTGAATCACATTGCTCCTTGTAAAAAAAacggacaaaaaaaacacacagaggctaCCAATACATTCCTGAAACTGATCAGCTTCCTTCAACAGAACTGAAAAGACTCTCTGAAAGGATCTGAACAGCTGAAAACAAGAATTGCAACTGTTGGGTTTATCCCATtgacagtaaataaagatggaccaaTTGTCTACTTCCTCATAATcagaaatgaagctgaaatattACGGATGTATCCCATCTCGCACATTTGGAGTCACATCAACAATCAGGGGATTGAGTTTCAGTATCAGGGTCCTgcgatgataataataataataataataataataataatgataatgataataactttATTCCAACACTGCAGCCAGTCATCAGgttgctttggcttcacttttagggaacCGTGGTTTTAAGTATTACAATTACAGAATAATGGTTCTAACAACGATTCCTAATTGGCATatcttaattatttttaatacagTACCATTTTAATAATGTGTCCAATGTATGGCTAATGGGCTAGCTGTCTCAGAGCTGAAACTAGAACCTGATTGAAAGAGAGTTATGCATCAACTCAAATTAATCATTTCATTAACCATTTCTAAAACATAACATTGTGTGGTCCGAGCTTCTCAAATGTGGTGATTTGCTGCTCTTCTCAGTTTAATataattgtaaattaaatatctttGGGTTTTTATCAGTtgatctgtattttttttccattttttggtTCAGGTAGATTAttctgattatttttcattttgtattgACAACATAATGAATTCAGTCCGTCCGTCTGTTCAGGACACATTTTGGTGGAGAAGAATATTTTGaatgattttatattttagcGGGTCTTAAgtctttatctttaaaaaaatacgATGTTTTTAAACTGACAAACTACACATATCAAAGTGTGTATTCGCATGCTATGATCGCCATCATATTTTCTTTCCAGGTCTGTGTGTCAGCACGCGTCCCTGCTGTGAGCCACTGCTCTAATGACAGCGAGAACACGGACCGGAAAGCCAGGGCACAAGGACAGAGCAGCTCTTCTGGTACTCACTCTGCGTGATTCATCCTCTTTGCAGTCCTTGATCTTCTCATCAAACAGCTGTgtgagagaggaaagaagaggaatGGAATATGAGCTGAGACGGGTCTATGGTGAAATGAGCACCGGGATTATGAGAAGGTTAAAGTGTACGGAGGACATGGCTTCAGATAATGTGGGGAAGCAGCGAGCTCTTCTCATCAAGAAAGGGCACTCATCCTCTACATTTTCTGCCAGAGACAAcattcttctgcttcttttaaTACATGGTTTTGTGCTTTATCACAGTACTACAacaaatcttaatcttaaataaCTTAATCTGGGTCTTTAACCGAACACGTCAATGTGAGTGGTGGAAGACCTATATATTTGACATCTTTATGAAGATGTAAATCATCACAAATGAAATGAGAAGGATTGACAGGTGTTTCCACATCGAGTCCTACCTTTAACTGGTCAATCAGAATCTGCAGGTAGGCATCAGCTTCAGCGAGCTTCTTATCAAAGTCTTGAACACTCGGAACGAATCCTGTCTCGGCCTCCTGagaacagagagacaaacacagttGGGAATCAGTGCAACGAAAACCACATCCAAGTCAAACAACATGTTGGTATTTTCATATTAACAC
Coding sequences within:
- the osbpl9 gene encoding oxysterol-binding protein-related protein 9 isoform X1 — translated: MASIMEGPLSKWTNVMKGWQYRWFVLDYNAGLLSYYTSKDKMMRGSRRGCVRLRGAVIGIDDEDDSTFTITVDQKTFHFQARDADEREKWIHALEGTILRHTHQLREAETGFVPSVQDFDKKLAEADAYLQILIDQLKLFDEKIKDCKEDESRRKIENLKETTCSMVESIKHCIVLLQIAKDQSNEQQHANGLISTINPVDGIFQPPLDNPVVNSTMPTQNTLPTDASQVCKSEQRPSTLPVGPVVTVMGSLQTPTPNSTGSGQSGPSSGGASPGLIPLPSHSVPDFSYSSSEDEFYDADEFYQSTTSPKHCKDPSGPAAAPPLSNKDTALKRPDTTESLNSSMSNGTTEADAFDSHDDRDDDGEGESVEEHKSVIMHLLSQVRLGMDLTKVVLPTFILERRSLLEMYADFFAHPDLFVSIAEQEEPRDRMVQVVKWYLSAFHAGRKGSVAKKPYNPILGEVFYCHWDLTTEAEEPPPPTETIAEGPVPWSSSNSVCFVAEQVSHHPPISAFYAECLNKKIQFNAHIWTKSKFLGMSIGVHNIGQGCVSCLEHDEHYILNFPNGYGRSILTVPWVELGGECNISCSKSGYSANIMFHTKPFYGGKKHRITAEIFAPNDKKSYCSIEGEWNGVMYAKWANGENTVFIDTRRIGIIKKKVRKLEDQLDYESRRLWRDVTLNLRLRDIDSATDAKHRLEEKQRSEARERKENEQQWETRLFHEDGEVWVYDEPLLKRLVSQRQ
- the osbpl9 gene encoding oxysterol-binding protein-related protein 9 isoform X6 → MSIGGRHPEAETGFVPSVQDFDKKLAEADAYLQILIDQLKLFDEKIKDCKEDESRRKIENLKETTCSMVESIKHCIVLLQIAKDQSNEQQHANGLISTINPVDGIFQPPLDNPVVNSTMPTQNTLPTDASQVCKSEQRPSTLPVGPVVTVMGSLQTPTPNSTGSGQSGPSSGGASPGLIPLPSHSVPDFSYSSSEDEFYDADEFYQSTTSPKHCKDPSGPAAAPPLSNKDTALKRPDTTESLNSSMSNGTTEADAFDSHDDRDDDGEGESVEEHKSVIMHLLSQVRLGMDLTKVVLPTFILERRSLLEMYADFFAHPDLFVSIAEQEEPRDRMVQVVKWYLSAFHAGRKGSVAKKPYNPILGEVFYCHWDLTTEAEEPPPPTETIAEGPVPWSSSNSVCFVAEQVSHHPPISAFYAECLNKKIQFNAHIWTKSKFLGMSIGVHNIGQGCVSCLEHDEHYILNFPNGYGRSILTVPWVELGGECNISCSKSGYSANIMFHTKPFYGGKKHRITAEIFAPNDKKSYCSIEGEWNGVMYAKWANGENTVFIDTRRIGIIKKKVRKLEDQLDYESRRLWRDVTLNLRLRDIDSATDAKHRLEEKQRSEARERKENEQQWETRLFHEDGEVWVYDEPLLKRLVSQRQ
- the osbpl9 gene encoding oxysterol-binding protein-related protein 9 isoform X7 gives rise to the protein MVESIKHCIVLLQIAKDQSNEQQHANGLISTINPVDGIFQPPLDNPVVNSTMPTQNTLPTDASQVCKSEQRPSTLPVGPVVTVMGSLQTPTPNSTGSGQSGPSSGGASPGLIPLPSHSVPDFSYSSSEDEFYDADEFYQSTTSPKHCKDPSGPAAAPPLSNKDTALKRPDTTESLNSSMSNGTTEADAFDSHDDRDDDGEGESVEEHKSVIMHLLSQVRLGMDLTKVVLPTFILERRSLLEMYADFFAHPDLFVSIAEQEEPRDRMVQVVKWYLSAFHAGRKGSVAKKPYNPILGEVFYCHWDLTTEAEEPPPPTETIAEGPVPWSSSNSVCFVAEQVSHHPPISAFYAECLNKKIQFNAHIWTKSKFLGMSIGVHNIGQGCVSCLEHDEHYILNFPNGYGRSILTVPWVELGGECNISCSKSGYSANIMFHTKPFYGGKKHRITAEIFAPNDKKSYCSIEGEWNGVMYAKWANGENTVFIDTRRIGIIKKKVRKLEDQLDYESRRLWRDVTLNLRLRDIDSATDAKHRLEEKQRSEARERKENEQQWETRLFHEDGEVWVYDEPLLKRLVSQRQ
- the osbpl9 gene encoding oxysterol-binding protein-related protein 9 isoform X5, which translates into the protein MAFLHVPVRSSLAGGGKAPSKSDHNRTVCRSKSVAAIAVASDMEAETGFVPSVQDFDKKLAEADAYLQILIDQLKLFDEKIKDCKEDESRRKIENLKETTCSMVESIKHCIVLLQIAKDQSNEQQHANGLISTINPVDGIFQPPLDNPVVNSTMPTQNTLPTDASQVCKSEQRPSTLPVGPVVTVMGSLQTPTPNSTGSGQSGPSSGGASPGLIPLPSHSVPDFSYSSSEDEFYDADEFYQSTTSPKHCKDPSGPAAAPPLSNKDTALKRPDTTESLNSSMSNGTTEADAFDSHDDRDDDGEGESVEEHKSVIMHLLSQVRLGMDLTKVVLPTFILERRSLLEMYADFFAHPDLFVSIAEQEEPRDRMVQVVKWYLSAFHAGRKGSVAKKPYNPILGEVFYCHWDLTTEAEEPPPPTETIAEGPVPWSSSNSVCFVAEQVSHHPPISAFYAECLNKKIQFNAHIWTKSKFLGMSIGVHNIGQGCVSCLEHDEHYILNFPNGYGRSILTVPWVELGGECNISCSKSGYSANIMFHTKPFYGGKKHRITAEIFAPNDKKSYCSIEGEWNGVMYAKWANGENTVFIDTRRIGIIKKKVRKLEDQLDYESRRLWRDVTLNLRLRDIDSATDAKHRLEEKQRSEARERKENEQQWETRLFHEDGEVWVYDEPLLKRLVSQRQ